The segment TGGTCGGCTGGATAATACAATTCCTGCCCTGCCATTTGCCCGTAAGCATAGCCGAAAGCCGTTACATCCACATCGTGGTAAGCCAATTGATTCGCTACAACCACATCACCGATAGCAATACCTTCGGCAACAGCTCCTGCCGAACCTGTATTGACAATGACATCAACCGAAAAACGATCTGCCAAAGCAGCTACGGACATAGCTGACATAACCTTACCGATACCTGACTGAACAAGAACAACTTCATGTTGACCGATTCGTCCCTGATAGTAAGTTCGACCCAAGACATCGATTTCAGTTGCATCTTGTAGATGTTCGACCAAAATCTTTAATTCCTGAGGCATGGCTGCGATAATTCCAAATTTCATCTCTTCTCCTAAATAAATAATACTGCAATGATAAACATTATCAGTAAGATGATGACCCAAAAAAGGATTTTGTTTACCTTACTGCGGAAAGCTTCTCGCTTGATGGTTTCGATACGGCGACTTTTTACTACAGTAGGTTTGACCGGGATTCGGATCGTTTGTCCCTCTTCATATCCCTGATAATCTTCTTCTAGATATGGATCGAATAGAGCATCATCCATTGATATATCCTGGTTTGGACGATAGTGTCCAAACTGGCTAGATTGGTCGGAATACTGTTTCTTTTTCGCTTTCTCTAAAATTTCATCCGTCAACAAGGGCTTGCCCATTGCTAGTTTCCTACTTTCTCATGAGTTGTAAATATTGGATAGCCATGATGGTCTTTGCATCACAAATATCGCCAGTAGCCAACAAGTTCAAAGCCTCTTCCAAGGTTACCTCATGTAATTCGATAACCTCATCTTCATCCATTGGACGAGGATTTTCAACCTTGATAAGGTTATCTGCTAAATAAAGGCGAATTCGTTCATTACAGAAACCGATGGCTGAATAGAAATCTGCCAACAAGATCAGTTTGTCACTAGTATAGCCTGTTTCTTCTTCTAATTCACGCAAAGCAGCATCTTCAAGCGTATCTTCTTCGCCTAGCTCCAACTTTCCTGCTGGAATTTCATAGATAGCCCGCTCGATAGCCTTGCGGTATTGTTTAACCAAAATCATCTTACCCTCTGGAGTAACTGCTAAGACACAGACCGCTCCCTTGTGGAAAATCAGTTCGCGCTTACCAGTTCCACCATTTGGCAAGGCAACATCATCTACTACTACATCAAAAATGTGCCCTTTAAAAATTTCTGTCCGCTCAATGGTTTTTTCTTCAAAATTCATACGATTACCTATTTTTGATTTGGATGGAACGGAAAACGAGTCGCATAACCTTCTTTATTTTCTTGACGACCACGACCAATACCGATGGCATCCTCTGGAATGTCTTTTGTAATGACAGAACCTGCAGCCAACAAGGCGTTGTCCCCAATAGTTACCGGTGCGATGATGGTTGAGTTTGAACCGATAAAGGCATTGTCGCCAATGGTAGTCTTGAATTTATTTTTACCATCATAATTAACCGTAATAGTTCCTGCACCGACATTAACATTGCTACCGATGGTCGCATTGCCCAAATAAGTCAAGTGACCTGATTTGGTTCCCTCACCAAGTGTAGAAGCCTTAACTTCTACAAAGTTTCCAACGTGAACATCTTTTTTCAGAAGACTATCTGGACGGATATGAGCATAAGGCCCCACTGTCACACCCTCTTCGATAACAGATTCTTCAATGTCTGAGTTGCTAATGACCACATCTGCAGCGATTTTAGAATCACGTACACGAGTACCATTGGTTAAAACAGTACGTTCACCAATTACCGTTTGCCCCTTCAAGACAACGTTGGCTTCGATAACTGCTTCTGCACCGATTTCCACATCGATGTCAATATAAGTCGCTTCTGGATTGACAAAGGTGACGCCGTTAATCATGTGTTTTTCATTAATCCGCTTGCGCATAACTGCCTCTGCAGTCGCAAGAGCTACACGGTCGTTAACACCCAGGCTTTCATCAAAGTCTTTGAGGACATAGGCCCCAACTTTTTCGCCAGCCTGACGGAAAATGGAAATAACATCTGTCAGATAATATTCACCTTGGACATTGTCCGTGTTGATGTCCTTAAGGGCTTCAAACAGACGCTTGTTGTCAAAGAGATAGGTTCCTGTGTTGATTTCCTTGACCTGTTTTTCGAAATCGTTGGCGTCTTTCTGCTCAACAATCTTCAAGACTTCGCCGTCTGCATTGCGGATAATCCGACCGTAGCCGAAAGGATTGTCAGCCTGGGCTGTCAAGATAGTCGCAACATTCTTGTGGCTGACATGAAAGTTAATGAGGTTCTTCAAGCTTTCTCCTGTAATCAGCGGTGTATCACCTGCAATGACCAGAGTCTGACCTTCCAAACCTGCAAGAGCTGGCTCAGCCATCATGACCGCATGGCCTGTTCCCAACTGTTCTGACTGGAGGGCAAATGCTGACTGACCTTCGAGAACTGCTTGGACCAATTCTGCCTTGTGCCCC is part of the Streptococcus suis genome and harbors:
- a CDS encoding 5'-methylthioadenosine/adenosylhomocysteine nucleosidase; its protein translation is MKFGIIAAMPQELKILVEHLQDATEIDVLGRTYYQGRIGQHEVVLVQSGIGKVMSAMSVAALADRFSVDVIVNTGSAGAVAEGIAIGDVVVANQLAYHDVDVTAFGYAYGQMAGQELYYPADQVLLEQLRTVLAEQEMISHVGLIVTGDSFIAGQDRIASIKEHFPEVLAVEMEGAAIAQAAVNTGKPFLVIRAMSDTAQGDANITFDEFIIQAGERSAQILIAFLEKN
- the macP gene encoding cell wall synthase accessory phosphoprotein MacP, which translates into the protein MGKPLLTDEILEKAKKKQYSDQSSQFGHYRPNQDISMDDALFDPYLEEDYQGYEEGQTIRIPVKPTVVKSRRIETIKREAFRSKVNKILFWVIILLIMFIIAVLFI
- a CDS encoding NUDIX hydrolase — its product is MNFEEKTIERTEIFKGHIFDVVVDDVALPNGGTGKRELIFHKGAVCVLAVTPEGKMILVKQYRKAIERAIYEIPAGKLELGEEDTLEDAALRELEEETGYTSDKLILLADFYSAIGFCNERIRLYLADNLIKVENPRPMDEDEVIELHEVTLEEALNLLATGDICDAKTIMAIQYLQLMRK
- the glmU gene encoding bifunctional UDP-N-acetylglucosamine diphosphorylase/glucosamine-1-phosphate N-acetyltransferase GlmU, producing MSNNYAIILAAGKGTRMKSDLPKVLHKVAGITMLEHVKRAVDAMEPAKTVTIVGHKAELVQAVLEGQSAFALQSEQLGTGHAVMMAEPALAGLEGQTLVIAGDTPLITGESLKNLINFHVSHKNVATILTAQADNPFGYGRIIRNADGEVLKIVEQKDANDFEKQVKEINTGTYLFDNKRLFEALKDINTDNVQGEYYLTDVISIFRQAGEKVGAYVLKDFDESLGVNDRVALATAEAVMRKRINEKHMINGVTFVNPEATYIDIDVEIGAEAVIEANVVLKGQTVIGERTVLTNGTRVRDSKIAADVVISNSDIEESVIEEGVTVGPYAHIRPDSLLKKDVHVGNFVEVKASTLGEGTKSGHLTYLGNATIGSNVNVGAGTITVNYDGKNKFKTTIGDNAFIGSNSTIIAPVTIGDNALLAAGSVITKDIPEDAIGIGRGRQENKEGYATRFPFHPNQK